In a single window of the Mucilaginibacter defluvii genome:
- a CDS encoding FeoA family protein — MDLSQLEVGQTGVVKEFTDLEMSVKLMEMGCLPGETVKVTRVAPLGDPIAISVSGYQLSLRKFEASTIILQ; from the coding sequence ATGGATCTATCGCAGCTTGAAGTAGGCCAAACCGGCGTTGTAAAGGAGTTTACCGATCTGGAAATGTCGGTGAAATTGATGGAGATGGGCTGCCTGCCGGGCGAAACCGTAAAGGTTACCCGTGTTGCCCCGCTTGGCGATCCTATAGCGATCAGCGTTTCAGGCTACCAGCTCAGCCTTCGTAAATTCGAGGCCTCAACCATCATTTTACAATAA
- a CDS encoding VanZ family protein codes for MNAVLKSYWPAILWAFFILVICNIKMGGVSHSPAFFEGFDKLVHCGLFFTMTVLYSAGYLRHNKKRGLSVLTTVLIILFMVAFGGAVELLQKYFFTWRGADWNDLFADAVGICMGMFSILVTSNAVKYANK; via the coding sequence ATGAACGCTGTACTTAAAAGTTACTGGCCCGCTATTTTGTGGGCCTTTTTTATTTTAGTTATCTGCAATATTAAGATGGGCGGGGTAAGCCACTCGCCCGCGTTTTTTGAGGGGTTTGATAAGCTGGTGCACTGCGGCCTGTTTTTTACCATGACGGTTTTGTACAGCGCCGGTTACTTAAGGCACAACAAAAAGCGCGGCTTATCCGTATTAACTACAGTGCTGATCATCTTGTTCATGGTTGCCTTTGGCGGTGCCGTTGAGTTGCTGCAAAAATACTTTTTCACCTGGCGCGGCGCCGATTGGAATGATTTATTTGCCGACGCCGTTGGTATTTGTATGGGCATGTTCAGCATATTAGTTACCAGCAACGCAGTAAAATATGCAAATAAATAA